The DNA window gctaatttatttttttatcaaactatCTCAAAAAATTCGTAACATATATCAAATTGTTACAATatgttattttcatatttactttgaaaaaaaaatattataattggtacaaatttatttattatatttatatttccagtttattcattttaaattaaatatatataaaaaaatcaattaaatactTCTAAACTGGTCTGCCCGACCCGACCGACCCGACCCGCTCACACAAAAAtgtaataattgaataataagaccaaattttaaattcttaatatataatattattaattatattataaaatatctttttatcgtaaaatattatattattttcttatataatttaatttttgtttctatatatataataatattttttccttactcaatattatataataatatatattacttatttctatttatattatatataatatattaattttctctctctcactattatacaataatatattaaatttttttcaatctctataacatttatacattattaaccctaattattttttatatcactaACTCTAATTATTCTAACTATTGTTTATATTGTAGtcttttaaataagtaatatttaaaaaaaaatcataaattcaaCTCTAACCtaattgtaaaaattattttgaggtTACATTTAAtgcttttaaatttattaatttatgttatctttataatttcttcttatttttaaaatatttataatttttttcagtataaaaatatcatacacaatatatcataaatattatgaaatgtGGTTTCAAAATCATGAAAAGCATATCAATacaattataagtatttttttttaatcatgatctagttatatatttaatttgtatattttatatattttatatgaaataaacaaatattatatttattttaattttggagaGCTCACAAAATTTCAATTGCCCTGGTCATAccaactttaataataataaaaatgttcagCATCTCTCGtcaagtttgaaaaaataaatgacttGATGTGTAAAActctattattataattagtatgtatatctttaaaaaaaattatatatatatattttgtaaattaaattttgaataattatataaatcatctaTTGGctataatattacttattattatatactatttgaaaacataaaaatattaaaaaaattaactatccaattcatttaagtttttatatttataatgattttgattatttaataatcaaattagatggtacattcttaaacatttttTAGCATGATCATAAGCCCTAAATCACCCTACTTGGAGGAGCTTTAGGTTAAGTTAGGTTAGGTTACTCAAGTCaacattctcatttttattttgtgttattcaAGTCaacattctcatttttattttgtgttactCAAGTCAACATactcatttttatttcacttgcgcagtcacatataataattatcttttttaaGGATTCAAACATAGTCTTTAGTATGAAAGtttaacactttaaccgctagactatttataattttatatatatatatatatatatatatatatatatatatatatatatatatatatatatatatttataaattagattttaaataactatataaattatgtaaaattttcatacacataaaaaaaaatataataaaaataattaaattataaaaattacatataataaaaattattaaatttattatcctaatttttctcaatatattttataaatatatttttttaattttttttctcttatatatatcttattctaaataaaagtatttttcgcctaatttatttttcaatatataataattatataattttacatatttatatatttaattttatatataaatatttatttaatttttttcttaactaaatttcattttaaaaaatattaatatttattatgttttatataatatcTATTATGTTTTATTCTATTCTATTGAATTTTGTGGAttgagtatatataaataaaaaaataaaaaaaataaaaagagaattgATAACTTGAATTATTGTGTGCCTTGTTGACTTTAAGAAATAGAAAGTAGAAAAAATGAGAGAGAATTGATGACATGGGTTGTTGGGTGATTTGTTGACTTTAagtatcattaattaattaattatatatattctcacggttctaaattaaaaattcattatatcacaacatttgtataatttttaggattgtgttttttattagtaattttattGGTGTCTATAATGTTATACTTATTTGTGTTTATGTGAATCGCAAATCTTAGAATTGTGTCGAGAtatatttgaaacaaaaaaaatgaaaaatatcatTTGATTGAGGAGTTGATGcgtttagttttaaatttaattgttttaacgGCAACTACAAAACGGGCATTTTTTGCAAtgaaatatgtttaaaacatcGTAATAAAATGAAAGAGAATTTGATGTAACTATAGACTCATATTCGATACTTCAAAATTTGTAGATCTCAACTTCAATAGTAAATATATGCATGCAAGTATTGATCACGTAGTACATACAAGTTTCTCCTCCTCCCGTGTGTTCTTGCAGACTATACAGATATTGTGGTCATTGCAAGGAAGTTGAGTCATGAAACTAGAAGCATGCAAAACCAAAGAAATGAATTCAAACGAATAAAATTGAATGTGTCCAAAATTCTCGAAAGAGAAACAAACAAATTCAGACGGCGACCATGTAGTATGAAGTACCGTGGCGCAGAATTGCATACAAAGAGACGACCTGGTTTTCAGTTTTCAAAATGCTCTACTAAAATGAAGTTACTTATTAATTCCGTTggaaatatatttgaattttgtttcaaattaaaattattttatttttcaattatcacatttatttatttatttttgtaatattttaattttcttactaTATAAATCACCACCCataatccaaaattttatttgactaaaaaaaattatattttgatttataaaatcatgataaaatgaaatgaaatggaaCTCTTACTTATTATTGAACTACAATGATATACCATGGGTCTTGttcgaaaaaataaaaataattagttaattctTATATTGTATTGCTATAATTTTGGTAAGTAATTACAAAATCAAGAAGAGTTTATGTTTCACACAATATTGTCACTTGTGacaaatataatatgatatatttttttaagtagttacaaaaataatactaacaaataaacaaataaaataagtagATAGTTTACCTGCAAAAACTatcaatttgttaaaaaaaattacaagtgATTTTggaacataaatctaacatttttattataagtaaATGATATGTCATTGTATTGTACaccgttaaaaaaataatacagaCAAATAAAATCTGTAGATAGTTTACCGGCGAAAATTatcaatttgttaaaaaatcgCCAGTAATTTTAGGACGCAAATCTAACATTTTTGTTATACggaatgatatataatatactaaaccctaaatcctaactctaacctttttattattttaggacgtaaatctaacatttttgaCCAGTAATATGAACGTAAAATTtatatgtcatttgattgtacgttaaaaaaatatagacaaaataatatcaatagatagtttaattaacagaaaaaactattaatttattaacaaatggTCAATAATATTGTAATGCAAATCTAACATTTTTCTTGTactataaactaaaaaatatttatatttattgtattgtACTGTAAATAGttagaaaaataatacataCAAATAGTTAGAAAAATAACACATCCGTACATAATTTACCATGAAAACTACTAATTTATTGAAAACCGTCAATAATTTTGAAACACAAATCTAACTTATTTGTTGTAGGAAGTGGTGTGACATTAATTGTATTGTacgtcatttaaaaaaaataatataaacaaataaaattcgTCGATAATTTACCAACGAAAACTGTCGATTTGTTGGAAAATCACCAGTAATTTTAGGACGcaaatctaacatttttataGTAAAGAAGTGATCATAATTGAgtttaaactataaataattgAGTGATGATTTAATTTACTTTTACTATATTATCATGACTCATGAGTactaatatatgaaaaatgagttgtacaaaaaaataaatatatatttcatattatacaaaaaaaaaaataataataatatacactAATTGAATATTAGATGATcacaacattttaaaatttaagaatcaCAAATTATCTACAAGTCAACCGCAACTCTCGCAACTAAGTTAACATGTGTGTATCTAATTGTTAGATTCCATAGGAAGTGTGTATTGTTCGACACCAAATTGTTGAAACTAGGTAATAACATATGTCAAATTTTATGTCAATAACGACTTAACTTTAGTCCACcacttaatttcaaatatatttttgtataatatctAGCAAAATGATGGTTAGATGCAAGTTTAACCATAGTtaccatataaaaaaaattaattatgtaaatctaacatttttattataaggAGATGATATGTCATTGTATGGTAGGTAGTAAAAGAAATGATGTAGACAAATAAAATTCGTAGATAATTTGTCGACGAAAACTACCAATTTGTTaacaaatttttgtaattttgagacgtaaatctaaaatttttattaCAAGGAAATGAGATGTCATTGTACTGTATTAGTAAAAGAAATAATGCATACAAATAAAATCAGTAGATAATTTGTCGACAAAAACTATCGAGTTGTTAACAAATCGATGGTAATTTTAGAGAAGTAGTATGTTATTGTAttttacatcattaaaatataaaaaataaattttgtaataaatatcaatttgtTTAATATCGTCAATAATTGTGGAACGCAaatctaatttgtttttattgtagGGTTGTACAACATAAGTTGTATTGTAAACCATATAGACAAATAAAACTAGttgataatttataacaaaaattgtcaatttattagaaaattgcCATTAATTTTGGTGataaaatctaacatttttctGGTAAAAAAAAGtggtaaataaattataatagagtgataatttattttaagtttactATATTATCATTAGTATTACTATTttacaatataagtttaattatcaaatctatagtagtatctatttatatattatattataaaattaataattaaaataatatatttaaattattagtatctattattaatttttatatttaaacaaattaaaataaattataacatgaaaatatatataatacaatcagttttatatattaaattaatatttttattaattatttaaaatataataattaaaaatattaaataccagtatatataataataaattaaaaggcacaataataataataaaattcctTTTAATCactttaatgataaaaatatcattttacatattacattcttattatttatataaacatcAATTATAATCCTCTACCAATATTTTATAGTactataaactaaaaatatttatatttactgTACTTTACCtttcaaaagaaaacaaaaaagttTTGGGATCAGGTTAGATCACTTTTAGTTAAAAGTACATTTGTTagttgaaaaaacaaaaatataaggTAGAGAGATATGCCAtgcatatttaaattaaaaatggtgTCTTGGTTGACTTTATAACGTTAATACTACATACCATGCATGCAATATGgacaaatgtttttaaataatgtgTCTTCACagttttttaataagaaattgaaaagttttttgaaaatgtttttgattattcaaaataaatattactaaCTACTttctttaatgagaattaaactaatttatttatttttctttaaatatatataagtagaattcaaattaaaacattaaggtTAAAAAGCTGGCAAACTCTGAGTTTGCCAGTAGAGACAGACAATAAACTTGctaatttttaatacaaaatattagattttttaattttattttaaaaaatacaaaatgaaagaaaagaaaaggacgttttttttttcttagaaaatattttttggtcTTATGAATTGAATGTAATACAAAGTTGCTTCATAATTAAAAGAAGTTTGAATTAACCCATACATTATAGCCCAAAGTTGCATGATCAAGTTCACAGAATTGAAGTCCCAAAATTAATTCTTCAAACATatacaaaaacaacaacaaaacatTTCAATCCCCATAAATGTTCTCTTCCAACTTAGAATAACCCGACCATTGTCTCTTCAACTAAatattttgttgcctagtttcTTCCTCGGGTTTGGTTTTCTCAtctccatcttcttcttcaaccttGGCCCGTTTCGGTGCTGGCGCTTCGGAGTTATCTTCTCCACACTCAACATCATTCTCCATAGcagattcatcttcttcttcctcctcctcttcctcttcatcttgttcctcctcctcctcttcctcttcatcttcctccTCCTCATCTTCCGCCTCTATAGGTTCCTCAATAACATTATCATCTTTAACCTTTGACTTGAGAGTCTTAATGATCTCCTCAAGATCCATATTAACCTGCAACAATAGACAAACAAAAACCATAAAGTCTATCCCATGATTCATCATTATAAACGGTTGAAAACAAAAATACCCTTGGGTTTTGTAGGAATTCAGCTATGTCATTTCCACATGAGGGGCACTTCATTACGGTCTTCTGAGTGCGAAGGCTACGCCCACTAGCAGTTGAACGTTCTCTGATGAACTTCTTCCCAGAAAACTTATCTTCCAAACACCCTTTGCAGAAGGTGCAAGAACAAGGAGTCATCACGGGAGAAACCATCAACTCTTTACATAAACGGCAACACAGCTCTGCAAATTACAAGTCAGCCAAACTTAGATGAAtgttaaccaaaatattattgCAAACAATGGGATGAATATCAAATTTCAAACCTTTCTTATCCTTATTCTTTGCCTGACCACCAGCAGTTCTTTTACCTTTAcctttacctttaactttacTTCCTTCATTAGAAGGAGATTTCTTTTGGGTAACAGGTGGAGGTTTTGTCCACTTCCATTTACCATCTTCATTCTAAGGGATATCCAAAAGAGTCAATATCAAATTAAACTTAAGTAAATTAcataaatgaatgaatgaatttacGCACATCATAGTCCCACATAGGGCTTTCTTTCCTCTCGAAGACATCAGTAGCATCTTCCAGCTCGGGTATATCGGGGAGAGCCCTCACCACATCTCCTCGTCCATCACTGAAGTGTCACAAGGCATGTGTCATTACAATTGATTCTATTTAAGGAACAAGAACAGAAATGTGATCACTAGATAACAAACCTTGACCATGGTGCAGGTTCGTTATCGCATCTAACAAACAAGTACCGGCAGACCTTGAAAAcctattattcaaatataaacactttcattaatatatacaaatctTGTGTTTTTCAAATTCACAAACTTATTTACCTGCGTTCCCTTCTTTCGCCAGCATTTCTCAACCCTGTAAATCCCGTCGTATCTCAGTCCCTTAGGTCCCATTTGAGGAGCAAATAAAGAACGTTTTTCTTTATGAGACCTGAAAGTGAAATTTAACATTGAAGTTTCatactaataaataatacatgATGATATTATTAGGAAGGAATTCAGTTCTTACCTAACGACTCGGACAGGATAGCCTTTTTTACAGCTGAACCTTAATGCCTCATTAGAATTCTTGAATGTTTGATCGGAGGACTGTATCATGTTTGTTCGTTTATTTCCAGTTAGATCCCTCCCACCGCTGTGTATAATTCAgaaataaagttattaaaagaaagaaaaaagaaaatagaaaacattagattatatgaaattaattaaccTTCCAGTATAAAGGAACCAGTCTCCATGATCCTCGTCGTCAAGATATCCCCCAGAAAGCACCACAGATTGTGCTCCATAATTGGCTTTTCCACTTATACCAGCAATATGAGGGAAATGAATACCCCATTGCCTGCATTCTAACCTAAACTCCCAACCACTACCGACCGAAACCCCTGTATTAAATATGGGATCATGCTCGGCGAGAATCGGTCCAAAATGGTCCGATGGAATTGTCACCAAAATTTTGCCGCTTGAGGCATTTCCTTTCCCGGCCCGTTTGGCTCTATCAGTTGTGTAGGCCGAATCTGGTCTATCCTGATTGTGCAAAAATTTTGGGACAATCTTGGTCTCAGCCGAACCACTTGATTGCTCCAATTTGATCAATCGAATGCCCGCCACCAATGACACATTGATACGAGGTTGAGATATCATACTCCTCGGTATTATTTGTCGACACTTTACACAAGTTTTCTTTCCTTGCAGCCCTGTCCATTTCTTGAAACAGGGCAAGCAGAAACTGTGTGTGCATGGTATCTGTTGAAAGATAAAAGGCAAAAATGAGCTTCAAATTAACATCAGAGCAAATAAAACATCTTCAAATTAACCCTAAAGCAAGCTTTAAACAGCAAGTGAAAGAAGAGGCAACATCACTCATGCTTTACTTTCCAAGAACAGTAAATTCAAGATCCAATTCATCAGTCACAAATACATGCTCATTTTGATCTGAAACTTACAATAATGCCTAAATCAGTTCATGgagcaaacaaaaataaaaaaaggaataGCCATATCTGTAAATGGCAGTAATGACATGAAATCAAAAAGGGGAAACTTTAGAGAAGAATCCAAATGACCTTATTAAGAAACTAAAATCTGTTAACAGAAGTTTTGAAAAGGTAATGCTACTAGATCTGGTATTCATTTGCATACAAAATATGCTGCAGATCTAAACAGATGATGTTAAATCAAATAGGGGAAACTTCAGAAATGAATCCAAATGACCCTAAAATCTGTCAACAGAAATTTTTGAAAAGGTAGATCTGGTATTCATTTGCATGCAGAATATGCTACAGATCCAGACAGATGATGTTAAACCAAACAGGGGAAACTTCAGAGAAGAATCCAAATGACCCAAAATCTGTTAACAGAAGTTTTGAAAAGGATATTGCTATTAGATCTAGCATTCATTTGCATGCAAAATATCCTACAGATCAAATAGAGGAAAACCTTATTAACAAACTAAGATCTGTAAACAGAAAATTTGAAAAGGGTATTTCTATTATAGATCTAGCATCCATTCATTTGCATGCAAAATAAGCTACAGCAGATCCAAAGTCGTATGATATGTTAGAGCTTAGAACATACCGTTATTGGTTTTTCCATCAAATCCATGCAACAGCAACAAACATAAATATCTTCAACAGTACGACCAGAACTCCCCTTCCCTTTCTCTGTCTCTCCATTTGACAAATCTGTCTTTCCGCTCAAAAGCTGCTGTCTCCTCCTCGCCTTCTCAGTTTCCGATAAGGTCGAATCGGCTTCAATAGCTCGAGTCGCAGCTACTAGTCCATTAGAGGGGCCAGCATTCAAGACAGGGTTGACGTCGGCCGGCGGCGCGGTACAATCGGGACACTCCCATTGAATCGTGGACTGGAGATTCTCCGGCAGGGTTGAAAGACAGGACACGTGCCAAGGAGTGACGCAAGTGCTGCATGTGAGTATCTCCGCCTCCGACGGCGTGGTCTTGCAGACCATACAGATACCTTCGCCGTCGCAAGGAAGCTGAGTGATGATGGAAGCCATTGGAGATGATaaatgatgagagagaaacaCAAACAGGAGGGATTCAAAAtgcagaagagagagaaagaaggtATGGTGGCGAATGTGCACTTATTTATAGTCTGGGATTAGGTTGGTAGGTTTTATTAAAAGTGTTtccataaaaaattaatttaaaatattttaagttatttgatgtttatcttcttatttttttttatttgtaattattacaaacattttaaatttcttaCTAAATAAACCACATTGCATttcttactaattatttttaccttatttgaattttaattatgatcATCAAAATTGAACTTGAAATGGTTATTAGTAGTTATATTAATCCATAAATTGATAAACCAAATTATGTTGTTATGAATATAGTGTGTAAATTGATTGAATCGTGGATAAAAGAAATACATACAAATAAAACATGCCGACTCAACCTTTAGGAGAAAAATTATAtgtcgataaaaaaaaatactatgcaaataaaattgttatttgtcAGTGAAAAACGACGCATATAATAGAGTATATTTCAACCTTTAAATGAAAAATTGTCCGTCGACAAGTAAAACTCGTCTCGacatttatgaaaaaaaagcATACGacaaaaaatatacaaataaaattcgTCTCAAGCTTTAAGGGGAAATCGTCAATAACTTGCTAACGACAATTTTTTCGATGTTTCGTCGCCTTCGAACTTTTAATTTGTTGCAAAATCGTCTTAGTTGAGTCTCGCAAATTCAATCATTTTCTTGAACAGAATAAATGATTGAATGatagcattttttttattataacaaaattgatatataattggttctcaaataaataattatttgtgttattattatcaaattttattttaataaagattattatttttatccttaattattttttaatttttacatgccattttaaaaatgttttcttAGGAATTTGACGACAATTTTGTCGTGGTTTGTCGCCTTCAAACTCTTAATTTGTTGCAAAATCGTCCTAGTTAGTTTcgcaaattcaatatttttcttaaacagaATAAATGATTGAATGATagaattttttcttattataacaaaattgatatataattgGTTCTcgaacaaataattattta is part of the Impatiens glandulifera chromosome 1, dImpGla2.1, whole genome shotgun sequence genome and encodes:
- the LOC124913373 gene encoding E3 ubiquitin-protein ligase ORTHRUS 2-like translates to MASIITQLPCDGEGICMVCKTTPSEAEILTCSTCVTPWHVSCLSTLPENLQSTIQWECPDCTAPPADVNPVLNAGPSNGLVAATRAIEADSTLSETEKARRRQQLLSGKTDLSNGETEKGKGSSGRTVEDIYVCCCCMDLMEKPITIPCTHSFCLPCFKKWTGLQGKKTCVKCRQIIPRSMISQPRINVSLVAGIRLIKLEQSSGSAETKIVPKFLHNQDRPDSAYTTDRAKRAGKGNASSGKILVTIPSDHFGPILAEHDPIFNTGVSVGSGWEFRLECRQWGIHFPHIAGISGKANYGAQSVVLSGGYLDDEDHGDWFLYTGSGGRDLTGNKRTNMIQSSDQTFKNSNEALRFSCKKGYPVRVVRSHKEKRSLFAPQMGPKGLRYDGIYRVEKCWRKKGTQVFKVCRYLFVRCDNEPAPWSSDGRGDVVRALPDIPELEDATDVFERKESPMWDYDNEDGKWKWTKPPPVTQKKSPSNEGSKVKGKGKGKRTAGGQAKNKDKKELCCRLCKELMVSPVMTPCSCTFCKGCLEDKFSGKKFIRERSTASGRSLRTQKTVMKCPSCGNDIAEFLQNPRVNMDLEEIIKTLKSKVKDDNVIEEPIEAEDEEEEDEEEEEEEEQDEEEEEEEEEDESAMENDVECGEDNSEAPAPKRAKVEEEDGDEKTKPEEETRQQNI